The Syngnathus typhle isolate RoL2023-S1 ecotype Sweden linkage group LG1, RoL_Styp_1.0, whole genome shotgun sequence genome includes a window with the following:
- the adad1 gene encoding adenosine deaminase domain-containing protein 1: MALFARNPKANFYKNNAIGPKEMINRYRSGHTHPVSLLHQLAHTVPFHLEFKETVTTGNVRRFLFAFCVLVDGVQYKTGMGTNIKLARHKAAELALEDLLPTLEEKADLLPTLEEKADLPKISTFTPSLPVIESSRSEIQAYTFSRERTTSTNLQIPNAVKNQLSKLINNQPQLFACAATVAAFVIQTSDGYEVVAIGTGNWSAGCSTSVDGRVVHDSHAVVTARRSLMRFLYQHLLMFFSKTTQLVENSIFQHNNNNNHLLSLKSGITLHLYINQVPTGAAQIPSKLSLNPRCISTLQMSNEMGLHVSVEGKVFSIFSTALEPTSTKMVTVSPMDKITQWQVLGYQGALLSHFIEPVYVRSILIGDLGGGDIRGMEMTVNRRTEGITARLPMFYCMMRPLICTVPSMASGSPDNGLVTYSFNWSNNDPSIEVVDGLTGKTTVESPFKSGPALASRLCKAAMLHRFKLVAKEANRQDLLATSSYREAKRAAKAYQEAKTILRTYLKQQGFGSWPDKNMVSDDFNM; this comes from the exons ATGGCCCTCTTTGCAAGAAACCCAAAAGCCAATTTCTATAAAAACA ATGCTATTGGACCAAAGGAGATGATCAACAGGTACCGAAGTGGTCATACCCACCCGGTGTCTTTGCTGCATCAGCTGGCCCACACAGTTCCGTTCCACTTGGAATTCAAAGAGACTGTGACCACCG GCAACGTAAGGAGATTTCTCTTTGCCTTTTGCGTGCTGGTTGACGGTGTCCAGTACAAGACAGGCATGGGGACGAACATAAAGTTGGCTCGGCATAAAGCGGCGGAGCTGGCTCTTGAGGACCTGCTGCCAACATTGGAAGAGAAGGCTGACCTGCTGCCAACATTGGAAGAGAAGGCTGACCTACCCAAAATATCAA CCTTCACACCATCTCTACCAGTTATAGAGTCTTCGCGGTCAGAGATCCAAGCCTACACATTTAGTCGTG AGAGGACGACTTCCACCAACCTCCAGATACCAAATGCCGTCAAGAATCAACTAAGCAAGTTGATAAACAACCAACCGCAGTTGTTCGCCTGCGCCGCCACCGTCGCGGCATTCGTCATTCAGACTT CCGACGGATATGAGGTGGTAGCCATCGGCACTGGCAACTGGAGCGCTGGGTGCAGCACGTCCGTAGATGGACGCGTTGTGCACGACTCGCACGCGGTTGTTACTGCCAGGAGGTCCCTCATGAGATTCCTCTACCAGCACCTGCTGATGTTCTTCAGCAAAACCACGCAACTGGTAGAGAACTCCATCTTCCagcacaacaataacaacaaccacCTCCTCAGCCTGAAGAGCGGAATCACGCTCCACCTCTACATCAACCAGGTTCCCACGGGGGCCGCTCAAATACCCTCCAAATT GTCCCTGAACCCTCGTTGCATATCCACATTGCAGATGAGTAATGAGATGGGCCTGCATGTTTCGGTTGAGGGCAAG GTGTTTTCGATTTTCTCCACCGCCCTCGAGCCCACCAGCACCAAAATGGTTACTGTGTCTCCCATGGACAAGATTACTCAGTGGCAAGTATTGGGCTACCAGGGAGCCTTGCTGAGCCACTTCATCGAGCCAGTCTATGTCAGGAGTATCCTCATAG GGGACTTGGGTGGCGGGGACATCCGCGGCATGGAGATGACAGTGAACCGCCGCACGGAGGGCATCACCGCGCGGCTGCCCATGTTCTACTGCATGATGAGGCCTCTCATCTGCACTGTGCCCTCCATGGCCAGCGGCAGCCCTGACAACGGCCTGGTGACCTATAGTTTCAACTGGAGCAACAATGATCCCTCAATCGAGGTGGTGGACGGTCTGACTGGCAAGACCACGGTCGA GTCTCCTTTCAAGAGTGGACCTGCTCTGGCGAGCCGTCTGTGCAAAGCAGCGATGCTGCACCGTTTCAAGTTGGTTGCCAAAGAGGCCAACCGGCAGGACTTGCTTGCCACAAGTTCATACAGAGAAGCCAAG AGGGCGGCAAAAGCTTATCAGGAGGCCAAGACGATTCTGAGGACCTACCTGAAGCAGCAAGGCTTCGGTTCCTGGCCCGACAAGAACATGGTCAGTGATGACTTCAATATGTAG
- the il21 gene encoding interleukin-21, producing MKLVLLCLLTVCCASLASADSVTLERRKLLEVLKQLGDVKNSLERKDLLLNTPPQNIEDCCCLSALRCFRASLHVHFNMTERNQNKLYRSLKHPITERGLDFCQSGNGVSTCEMCDSHPKATTREFVGRLESLIQKAISRLSAN from the exons ATGAAACTTGTACTTTTGTGCCTTCTCACCGTTTGCTGTGCGTCTCTGGCCAGTGCCGATAGCGTGACACTGGAGAGGAGAAAACTGCTTGAGGTCTTAAAGCAACTTGGTGACGTCAAAAACTCGCTAGAG CGCAAAGATCTCCTTCTGAACACACCGCCGCAGAATATTGAG gactGTTGCTGTCTGTCAGCGTTGCGATGCTTCCGGGCCAGCTTGCATGTGCACTTCAACATGAcggaaagaaaccaaaacaaacttTACCGGAGCCTTAagcatccaatcact GAAAGAGGTCTGGACTTTTGTCAATCTGGAAATGGCGTG TCCACCTGCGAAATGTGCGATTCGCATCCGAAGGCGACCACTCGCGAGTTTGTCGGCAGACTCGAGTCTCTCATTCAAAAG GCTATCAGCAGACTGAGTGCCAACTGA